A single region of the Scyliorhinus canicula chromosome 31, sScyCan1.1, whole genome shotgun sequence genome encodes:
- the fibpa gene encoding fibroblast growth factor (acidic) intracellular binding protein a produces the protein MAVELDVFVGNTTLIDKDVYQLWLDGYSVSDAVTIRIQSGILEQTGATQDVLESDTMDHYRAFQMLERLLHCPSKLTNQLLFQIPPPMQSMLIEKYYTFDEPFVREVLGKKLSKGTKKDLDDVSAKTTITLKSCRRQFDNFKRVFKVVEEMKGPLVENIQQNFLLSDRLASDYAAIVFFANNRFETGKKKLQYLTFEDFASCGKHLIHNWTLGAVDCMVDDMDVDLDREFLQDLKDLKVLITDKDLLDQHKSLVCTALRSKVSSFTEMEANFKNLSRALINIAAKLIHTKDVRDLFIDLVEKFIEPCKSDRLSCNDVGIFLTQYMNTARALDAFKHQSLWERYMGTIKSCIITMYHE, from the exons atggcggtggagctggatgtgTTTGTGGGAAACACCACACTCATCGACAAGGACGTTTATCAGCTCTGGCTGGACGGGTATTCAG TGAGTGACGCCGTCACGATTCGAATCCAGAGCGGGATCTTGGAGCAGACCGGCGCAACGCAAGATGTTCTGGAGAGCGACACGATGGATCATTACCGGGCCTTCCAGATGCTGGAGCGCCTGCTGCACTGTCCTTCAAAGCTGACCAACCAGCTCCTCTTCCAGATCCCGCCGCCAATGCAGTCGATGTTAATTGAAAA GTACTATACATTTGATGAGCCGTTTGTGCGAGAGGTTCTGGGGAAGAAACTATCAAAGGGGACGAAGAAGGACCTGGATGACGTCAGCGCGAAAACAACAATCACGCTGAAGAGCTGTCGGAGACAG TTCGACAACTTCAAACGAGTGTTTAAGGTGGTCGAGGAGATGAAGGGACCACTGGTGGAGAATATCCAGCAGAATTTCCTACTTTCAGATAGGCTGGCCAG tgATTACGCGGCCATCGTCTTCTTCGCCAACAACCGGTTTGAGACGGGCAAAAAGAAGCTCCAGTACCTGACCTTCGAGGACTTTGCGAGCTGCGGCAAGCACCTGATTCACAACTGGACGCTGGGAGccgtgg ATTGTATGGTCGATGATATGGATGTTGACCTGGACAGAGAGTTTCTGCAGGATCTGAAAGATCTCAAAGTGCTCATCACCGATAAGGACCTCCTGGACCAGCACAAAAG CCTGGTCTGCACAGCGCTGAGGAGTAAAGTCAGCAGCTTCACTGAAATGGAGGCAAACTTTAAG AATCTCTCTCGAGCACTGATCAACATCGCCGCCAAGCTTATCCACACGAAGGATGTGCGGGATCTCTTCATCGACCTGGTGGAAAAG TTTATCGAGCCGTGCAAATCCGATCGCTTGAGTTGCAACGACGTCGGCATCTTCCTTACGCAGTACATGAACACTGCGCGGGCCCTCGACGCCTTCAA ACATCAGTCTCTGTGGGAACGATACATGGGCACCATCAAAAGCTGCATCATCACTATGTACCATGAGTGA